The window TTATTTAAATGCAGTTCTGATTCCATAAAGCCTAGATCATGGATGGATTGAATAAAAGCGATTCTAAGAACAAGGATATTGATTGGTCAAAATATGGTTTGGGCAATGAAGCAGCCCAAAGGATAAGGGCCAACACAAGTGGATTTGTTGATTTGTCGAGTGGTGGACATTATGCTGCAGGTGGACATCAGGCTTCTGGTGCCAATGAATTGTTTGCTGAGGAACAGGTAGATATGTTTGAGAAAATCAGAGTAAAAAATGTAGCTTTTAAGTGAGttgttttacaaattaaattcaattcagagcaaactttaaagttataaaacaataatttgtaATGTTGCATTAAGAAGTAAGCAGTAAGCATTTGATAATAAGATATGccttaatttcatttcttaCTTTAACCTTTACTGACTCACGTATGTTTGGGTTtttataagtttaaaattcttgTCCTTTGACACTTTTTCAAGGATTGTTTAGTGCTATGGTCATTGCCAATATATCCTATTAAGTAGTCCTAAATaccaaacaaatttatatttttcttaggGTGACATTCCATGGTGGAAATCAAACTTCTTCATATCCCAACCAGTACTATTTGGTACATGGGATGGCGTCTTTACTTCTTGTTTAATCAACATTGTGGGTGTCATCGTATTCCTGCGATCTGGCTGGATTGTTAGCCAAGCAGGAATAATAAGTGGGGTCTTAATAGTTTTATCAACAggttaattatttaaactgCCCTTGCAAGTGCAAGCTTATGAAATGcatatatttttagttgcaACTGCATTAATATCAGTATTATCAGCAGTAGGGATATGTGAACGCTGTAGGATAGAAAGTGGTGGTGTCTATTTTGTATTGGGGCATGTGCTGGGATCCAGATTTGGTGGCGCTCTGGGTATATTATACTGCTTTGGCCAGGTAGTTCTTTTTCTAGTGTATATCGTAACAGTATTCATGTATTATCTATCaatcttaattttcatttttaaggcAGTGGGGTGTGCATTGAACGTTCTTGGATTTGGGGAATCTATAGCAGAGATGATAGGTTTTAGTGGCTCAGGAACTGCCGTCAGACTAATCGCCATTGGAGCCGTTGTGTTACTAAGCAGTATTAATATAGCAGGAGTAAAATGGGTCATTAAAATTCAGTTCGTTTtgttactaattttattactgGCTGGATTAGACTTTATGGTGGGCAGCTTTGTTCATACTGACATTGGTAATATCCTTTCATTTCCTGTTAATGTTTCCTGAGAAAGTGATTATATTCTGCCCTTTTAGAAAGTGGATTTGATGGCTGGTTGACCAATAACATGCAGCTAAACCTTTGGCCTAATTATACTGACGGCTATTCAATGTTTGCCGTGTTTGGAGTATTCTTTCCCACAATAACTGGAATATTGGCTGGAATTAATATGAGTGGCGACCTTAAAGCACCATCGACAAACATACCAAATGGCACATTAGCAGCAATCAGCTTTGCTACGTTCTTAtatttagttttcattttgtttttgggCGCCACTTGCACCAGACATGTGTTGCAAAATGACTACATGATCGCTGCCAAAGTATCAGCAATAGGAGTCCTTTTTCTAGCTGGTTTATATGTATCTTCTATGTCTAGTTGTTTAGGTGCTATGTACGGCACACCTAGAGTTTTACAATCTATTGCGTTGGAAAATGTGATACCAGGAATAGGGATTTTGGGGATGGGGGTAAGATATAGGCCTACAACTGTGTCTATTTGGGGGATAAAGGTGTATCCAAGGAGATTAagaaatattctaaatttagtatttacaattaattaaactacCTTCAAATAGTGGCAATACCCAGATTTTTGCCTATCAGTTGTTCTACCCGTTACTACGTCACTGTTTGGTTCACATGAGAAGTCTGCGATTTCGCCTTATCTCAAATGAATAGGACGCTCTGAATAGATACACCTTCGAACCTAACATTAAGCAATATTTTGAAACGGAACAAAAGGAGTCATTCGATTTTAGAGGGGCCCAAACAAAGTTCCCCTCTACTCCATGGCCGTGGTGGCAGCAGTTTCTTTTGCATTTATTATGATAGGAAACATTAATACTTTGGCTCCGATTGTTACAATGCCTTACTTAATAACATACGCCTGTATCGACTATTCATACTTTGCCTTGGCTCAAACTTTTGATATAGAGCATCAAAGAGAGCAAAGATTTCATCGACCAAAAGTTCATACTGCAGTGAATGTAGATGATGACAACGACTTAGATAGACTATTTCCCGAGCGCACAAGGCATAAGAATTTAAGGGTAAGttattgtaaatataaatatttgaagagataagtgagattaatttttccttttttgcaATCAAGGGcgaatcaaatttcaattctcaGTCCAGTCCAACAGAGAATTCTGAAACGACCCCTATAGCACCTAAAAACCATATACATTCAAAGCAAAAGAACTGGTACTCTAATTTATGTAACAGATGGTTGTCACTGATTGGAGTAAGTGCTGATCATAGAAATATTCCATAAAGTTCATCTAATTTGTGGTACAATATATGCTCCCTTCTAGGCATTAGTAAAGATACTAATAATGTTCTTAGTGAATTGGGTATACGCTGTAGCTTCTATAAGCGTCGTGTTTTTAATCTGGTTGTACATTGGAACAGCAAATCCTGCAGTTAAACCGGGTTTGGCTAGCGAATTTCACTTCCTGCGATGGTTTAAATCAGTTCTGTTAAGGTGTTTTGGGTAAGGAAAAAGATGCATCAATTTTGCTGAATATCTATTAGTAGTTATTTTAAATCGACTAAAAACAAAGAGCTATTCGATATGCGTAAGCATATCaacatcttttattttttatgtgtcgTTTTGAACaggaattttctaattttgtagAAGAAGAGTCGTGGACTATGAGCAGATCGTCGTAACGCCTGTGCATCCGGGGATGGACGTATCTACCGCACAATTAAACGAAGACaatgaagatttttcaaaCAGAAGGAGATATCATCAATCAGCGACTGTCTCTGGACATATGGTTGACCTGGACGACTAAATTTGATATCATTAATCTTCTCAAATGTGTATTTTGTTAACcttatatgaaattaatatatttaactaattttttagataatgGGTTTTAATTCATTCGTGTAGTCGAATCATGCGGCCTATGCCCCAAATTTATACAGAAGCATCCTTTTTATTGAGCCCTTGCTCTTAGAGGAggaaaaaaatcctgaaaagTGAATTCATATACCATCGTTTGTGATATCACTTGGTTTTGTTCTAACTGGTAGCGTTACTTAAACACCACGCTCGGCACTAGCTGCTACATATTAAGTTTCAGACAATCCACAATGCAAATGAGAATTGTTCATGTGGTCACtcataaacagttttttttcgtTTGTAGCCATAATTTTTATCACGGGCGAGCGAAACGTTGTTATTCCAAATATACCGTAGTCCTAGgcatcaattttaaaaagtaattaaccTGGCTGCTGCTGAAAGATAGCATTTACGTTTCTACTTTCGAacccaaataattttgaaactagattaattgaaattttttgtgtcataatttttatcacaaaTCAGTTTTTGAAGAACAAATGGTGCACATAAATTTGCATGATGTCTCcatgatattttttggacccaaaaatcgaagttgtccGATTCGAGTTTTGACCAAAGCATCTTAAAGGTATATCTTCTACCTACTGCGGAATCCGATTTCGCTGAAATTGAATCATtcaattttcactaattttttttgtgcaaaattgtCCTGTAGGTCactgattttgtaaaaatcaaattttggaGTAAAATGcacattatgaaaatttttttgcgaaaaattttagacctaaaaaaatttagttgatTCATCGTGTcgacattaaaaataatgttaccCAGCTGCCACTCTTCAGAATATAGACgcttctaaaaattttatcgctgtaaaattgaaatgaaacatgATTTCATATTAAGTCTTTTATTGAATTAACTAAAATAATCGAGGTATACATTACCAAGATTACGTttcgaaattattatttaaattcggTCACAAATCATTTATATCCACGCCAACGtacataaaaatgaataaagtGTGCAAGTTATGCAAATCGAAAGTATAACAGTTAcgaattacaaaaaataacttttatagcCATATTAAGTTTTTACAAAACTCTTTGTAACAAGACCCAAGACCCATCGTTGGCCGGatcttaaaacttttaaaaaacaaatctaTCACAATTGAAAAcgcttaaataataaactatcTGGTTTCATCAAAACAGAGCTCCCTGGTTTGATCTTTGCGATTCGCCTCCGCTCTGCGCTTCGCGTTTTGGTTGTCTTGTCTAGCTCGTCCACGTAGTATAGTACTACTCATGCGTTGCGGAggtttaatttcttcttcttccgTGGAATCGGGCCCAGCAGTTCGACTAGATTCAATTAACTTATTGAATTTCTGTTGGCAACTTTCTTCCTCGGAGACAGTGGACATTGTCGAAAGAAGTAGCTCCTGAACAAAACCACAACGCTCTTGTCGCTCTTCCGTAACAGTggaatttaaagaaacttcttccaacaaacctaaaaaaaaaccaccaaaacatGTAGAAAATCCTATAGCATTTCTATGTACGGATTGTCACGGAATTCTACAGTAACCTGCTTTTAATCCGATTGTGTGATTTACTCACCAGAGAGCAAGAATTGCGAATTAAGTCCCTGAGTAGGCACTGGAGGAGTATTATTCGCAGGCTGAACCAACACAGGAGAAGCGTTGAGCAAAATCGTCGAAGTTCCAAAATTCGAAGTATGGGCTTCCCTCAAAGTTTGACTTTGAGTTGGGCGTCTAGGAAAACGTTCCAAATTCTGCCTAGCCGCATTCACCTGTTGCCGCTCTAGCTGTAACTGCATCTGAAGTTGTTGCAATTGAGTTGGGGAACTGTTTGAAGTCGTACTGGTAGAACGTCGCACCCCTTGAAACAAACATTCTAAATTTGCAATGTCCCAGTGAATATTTGCTAGAGTTAATACCCGAAAGCTGCGAAAGAAGCTCTGCGATTGGATCAACAGTTTCACGACCTGATGGACTTAAAGATGAAAATCCGCTTGAGCTGAAAACACTAAATCTCTATCTTTACGCGGTACAGAATAGTTTTGTTACATCTCGCACCAGGAAAAACTAATATATATGGAACAACTAGGGCTTAATagttaaacaaaaaccaaaaaaataatctgagcAAAATAAACAGCATACCTAAAGTGCATGTTGGATCTACGGGGTCTTAAAGAGTTCGCTCCTCTCCCAGTTCCAGTGTGGGAGGTTGAAGTGTGGGGTATGCGTCTTACATTATGGCGCGTTGCCACAGGTTCatccaaaaaagaaatcagGTCACGAGGACCAGAGCGATGCTCCAAGGTTAAATGACCAGCAAAGTCATCAGTCATAAGATTTGGATCACCACCCGGCATTGCAGCACAAAGAGGGCATACCTatatacaaataattatttgtttagtGACCAAATGCAAAAAAGCCAATAGGTGTGCAAATAAGCATGCAACAAGTTTTCCAAGAATGTGTATGTGTTACGCCCATTGATATATTGCTACATAATGCTTTTATCACCAAATATAGTGGTATATACATTACCActtcaaatgttgtatcttgATGTTCTGCAGTTACATGCTCTTGAAGAGTAACATCTGTAAATCCCATACGCGAGCAGTAAGGGCAGGTGTAAGATTGAGGCATTTCCAAGGTACTTATCGCTTCGCCCCCGTAATAGACatcttaaaaggaaaaatttaataaaaatgagatATAAAGAAGCTTCGAGGACAGAAATGAAAACTGGCCTATTTGAGATTAAACCATACACAGAACAACTGGCCATTAATCCATCGAGGCAATTCGTGGAGGGCATTTAACAAGTATGTTCTGCTGAAGGTGCCTATTAGGGGAGCTACCTGGGCATTTACACGTTTAAAAATGGGTCTTCATAATGACATCCGAAATGGAAAGCTTCTCTTTCTGCGCTGCCTaatctttgaaaattaagtacaggaaaattattaagagttttgCATCTGGTAGGGGTAATTTATGACTACATGatgttttgttgaaaaaacCCACTTATAGCTTCTTGATGTACATTACACATCACTACATACCAAGGTACCTAAGTTTACACTTACCAAAATCAGATCTTGTCAAAATACATTGCATAGGATGATCAGTAGTGTGGCGAGTGTTGGTCGCACCAGACTCGTAGCAAACAGCGCATAAATCATAATCGTAGCACACTAAACATTTATACCTGCGGCCTCTAAAGTTACCTTTTAAACAGGAATCACAGCTAACACCTGAAAAACGAGCAATGAGATATGACCCCTTTTTTTGTGGCCGGACTTGCCTTCATGCCGGCTCATTTTTGTTATTGGAAATAGAACCTCAGAAAGCAGTTTTAGCGCATTATTATTCCGCAATAGTAGAGAAAATTGCAAGgtgaaataataatgaaaaccGATTGCCTGAAATTAGTGAAATCtggaatttcatttatatagAATAAACGTCAATGGTCAATCGGGAGCTATGACAATGACAGATCGTCTGTCAACGTCATGATGATATACCAGGGTCTTTTTATTGCTTAGTATACCGCAGAGTAAAAAGTGCAGAACTCTACTAGTTTCACTCAACACTGCGCATCACGCATATACAGTATCCTCCAAAAGTTTTGCTTCATATAGCtatttgaaagtatttttttatttttgggttCTGATTGCAACATTTTGGGGCGGTAAAAGGGGATTTGACCCTTCGAAAAAATTTTACCCTGTAGATTTTCGGATCGACTTTGTGGGCCACTTGACGTCAATTCTTATTAGACATATCCATATTCGATGAACCCTTGCCGAGCCTTTgcgaaaatcataaaattttcttacataGTCCACAAAATATGTCCATTTAGAAACTTGAAATAATCATGATTGCGTCGAATGCTctaattttcttgttttgtttAAGGCTATATTCCATAATCATTCTGCGAAAGGCATCACATATATCCCAAATTGAGATCATACAATAACCTAATTAGTATTGCGTGCTGAGAGCTAATAAGTTATTCTGTTACAACTTTTGCCCTCATAATAACGAAGTGCTTAATGACTACTCGGAATAACTTATCGGATTAGCTAGGACtcacttattaaaaattaaaattttaaaagctccCTCTCTATTCAGCGCTGCCTCCATAACTTTATCCCCTTTGCCAACAAATATATTCTTGAATCAAGAATAGTTTTCGGCTTCAAAAACtttcaactttaattaatttaggtTTTTGTTCGAGTTATTTAGGCAATTTGGGTCTTCACGGGGTTTTCAAATCGACAAATCGATATACTTAAGTAAACAGTTGTGACATAAATTCCTCTCTCAGCAAAATCGCAAATTTTCATAAGGGTCTAGCTGGACTATTTACTTTGGATcccattgaattttttctcttaatagTTCTAGAGTTAATGGTTTTTCTTTGTACTTTACACCCGATAAAATTTGTCACTTTTCGCTCGTTTACCGTCTCGATTTGACACACCggttattaatgatttttacaaATCTTTCAGCTGATGCATTTTAGTTGAAAGTTTGCACAATGTGTGACGGTTAACCATTGTTGGCTAATTACTTCTACTAACTGGGTAATTTCTACCACATTTAACTGTGTGACGTATGTCGCACTTTCTTACAAtcaccttaaaatttaaaattttatatgttaaactggtcaaataaataataaaaataaattcaatcaaatttcaCCTAAAATGGATATTAACGAAAGGCCAACATCTTGAAAAGACcgattttatggaattttcatGGAATTACCGTGAAAGTATTTAATGATAAGCACAAGCATGGTGAATAGAAATGCTACACTCAATCACCCGATTCTATCCCAATTAAAGTGAACCCAAATCAGTAAATATCTAGAACACAGTGACGTAACGCATGGCAGTAAGCTTTTTATATCccaaatctttaataaaataaattgaccCTTAATTGACATCAATTAAAGTCTAGAAAAGACAAGTAAGTACGTA of the Euwallacea similis isolate ESF13 chromosome 8, ESF131.1, whole genome shotgun sequence genome contains:
- the LOC136410400 gene encoding E3 ubiquitin-protein ligase KCMF1-like isoform X2; translated protein: MSRHEGVSCDSCLKGNFRGRRYKCLVCYDYDLCAVCYESGATNTRHTTDHPMQCILTRSDFDVYYGGEAISTLEMPQSYTCPYCSRMGFTDVTLQEHVTAEHQDTTFEVVCPLCAAMPGGDPNLMTDDFAGHLTLEHRSGPRDLISFLDEPVATRHNVRRIPHTSTSHTGTGRGANSLRPRRSNMHFSSSGFSSLSPSGRETVDPIAELLSQLSGVRRSTSTTSNSSPTQLQQLQMQLQLERQQVNAARQNLERFPRRPTQSQTLREAHTSNFGTSTILLNASPVLVQPANNTPPVPTQGLNSQFLLSGLLEEVSLNSTVTEERQERCGFVQELLLSTMSTVSEEESCQQKFNKLIESSRTAGPDSTEEEEIKPPQRMSSTILRGRARQDNQNAKRRAEANRKDQTRELCFDETR
- the LOC136410400 gene encoding E3 ubiquitin-protein ligase KCMF1-like isoform X1; translated protein: MSRHEGVSCDSCLKGNFRGRRYKCLVCYDYDLCAVCYESGATNTRHTTDHPMQCILTRSDFDVYYGGEAISTLEMPQSYTCPYCSRMGFTDVTLQEHVTAEHQDTTFEVVCPLCAAMPGGDPNLMTDDFAGHLTLEHRSGPRDLISFLDEPVATRHNVRRIPHTSTSHTGTGRGANSLRPRRSNMHFSVFSSSGFSSLSPSGRETVDPIAELLSQLSGVRRSTSTTSNSSPTQLQQLQMQLQLERQQVNAARQNLERFPRRPTQSQTLREAHTSNFGTSTILLNASPVLVQPANNTPPVPTQGLNSQFLLSGLLEEVSLNSTVTEERQERCGFVQELLLSTMSTVSEEESCQQKFNKLIESSRTAGPDSTEEEEIKPPQRMSSTILRGRARQDNQNAKRRAEANRKDQTRELCFDETR
- the LOC136410294 gene encoding solute carrier family 12 member 8, with the translated sequence MDGLNKSDSKNKDIDWSKYGLGNEAAQRIRANTSGFVDLSSGGHYAAGGHQASGANELFAEEQGDIPWWKSNFFISQPVLFGTWDGVFTSCLINIVGVIVFLRSGWIVSQAGIISGVLIVLSTVATALISVLSAVGICERCRIESGGVYFVLGHVLGSRFGGALGILYCFGQAVGCALNVLGFGESIAEMIGFSGSGTAVRLIAIGAVVLLSSINIAGVKWVIKIQFVLLLILLLAGLDFMVGSFVHTDIESGFDGWLTNNMQLNLWPNYTDGYSMFAVFGVFFPTITGILAGINMSGDLKAPSTNIPNGTLAAISFATFLYLVFILFLGATCTRHVLQNDYMIAAKVSAIGVLFLAGLYVSSMSSCLGAMYGTPRVLQSIALENVIPGIGILGMGRGPNKVPLYSMAVVAAVSFAFIMIGNINTLAPIVTMPYLITYACIDYSYFALAQTFDIEHQREQRFHRPKVHTAVNVDDDNDLDRLFPERTRHKNLRGESNFNSQSSPTENSETTPIAPKNHIHSKQKNWYSNLCNRWLSLIGALVKILIMFLVNWVYAVASISVVFLIWLYIGTANPAVKPGLASEFHFLRWFKSVLLRCFGRRVVDYEQIVVTPVHPGMDVSTAQLNEDNEDFSNRRRYHQSATVSGHMVDLDD